Genomic DNA from endosymbiont of Galathealinum brachiosum:
TTAATTGTCCGCCCATTTCCATGCCGGTAACTATTACCGGGTCAAGGTTGGCGCGTGCAGCGTAAACTGCAGCAGAGTAGCCCGCAGGGCCTGAGCCCAGAATCAGTAGTTTGCAATGTTTGGTTTCGCTCATGAACATCTCCAGAAAAGCGGGTTATATAAATTTGCCGATATTCTAGCAAATCTTTCTTAAGTAATCCTTAGTCTTAAATAAAAGTCATAAGTTTAAAATAATATGAGATTCGTATGATAAGTGCGAAATAGTCGTTTTTGACTTAAGTCTTACAACTTACGGCTATAATTAAAGGATGAAGATTGGAATCCCGAAAGAAAGTAAAGTGCTTGAAGGTCGCGTCGCGCTCATTCCTGAAGCCTGTGCATCATTGGTACGTCAGGGGAATGAGTTATTTATGGAGTCGGGAGCCGGTGAGCTTAGTGGTTATAAAGATGAGCAATACATTGCTCATGGTGTGGTTATTAAGTCGACAGCAGTTGAGTTATTCGCTTCTGCCTGTTTAATCGTTAAAGTAAAAGAGCCGGTGGATCAGGATCTGCAGTATTTACGCAAAGATCATATTTTATTCTGTTATCTTCATCTGGCAGCGAATTTAACTTTAACTCAGCGACTCTGTGAAATTGGCTTAACGGCTATCGCTTTTGAAACAGTAACGGATGGTTCTGGACGACTTCCACTTCTCAAGCCGATGAGTGAAATTGCCGGAACTCTGGCAATCCAGATTGGCACACATTTACTGCACCAGCCACAGGGGGGTAAAGGTTTAATGCTGGGTGGTTTATCTATGACCGAGCCCGGGCATGTTGTGGTACTAGGTGCTGGCGTCGCGGGAAGCGCTGCTGCCAGTCAGGCTGCAGCAATGGGGGCCAGAGTGACCCTGATTGATCGAGATGAGTCACGTTTTGAAAAATTATCTCGTCAGTATCAAAACATCAGTGGTGAATTATCTTCTGAAATTAGCATTGCTAAAGCGGTTAATGAGGCTGACTTACTCGTTGGTGCCGTGTTATTACCAGGGTTGCACGCACCGAGACTCGTCTCAGAGTCTCAGGTCAAATGCATGCAGCCCGGCAGTGTTATTATTGATATATCGGTTGATCAGGGCGGATGCATAGAAACGATTAAACCGACTAATTATAGTGAGCCGACATATTTTAAACATGATGTTTTGCACTTTGGCGTGACAAATATGCCCGGAGCGGTACCCAGAACGGCGTCACAGGCATTATCAGCGGTTATTTTGCCCTATGTACAGTGTTTATGTGAAGACAACTGGCAATTAGATAAAAACCTGCAAAATGGCATAAATGTGCGTCATGGTGAAATAGATAACCCCTTGATTAAGCAAGCATTAAAACAATAAGCCATAGTTTGGATCAAGCTGTTATAATCTGTATTATTATAATAAATAGTAATTAACGATCAGATTTCTCTGCTTAACTGTATAAGGGCATAAAACATTGGCACAGGCGCGCCGCAAAAAAAATGAAAAACAGCATTCAGGCCTTACCATTCACATTAATCGTGGATTACGTGAAGCGGCCCTGTTCATACTGCTAGCAATCTCACTATTCATTTTAACTGCTTTAGTTACCCATAGTATTCAGGATCCGAGTTGGTCTTACTCGGGGCCCTCTTCCAGTATTAATAATATGGCAGGTGTTGTTGGCGCCTGGTTTTCAGATGTTTTATATTCTCTTTTTGGTTATCTGAGTTTTTTATTTCCTGTGATGATTGCTTATAGTGGCTGGTTAGTCTTCAGAGAACGTACAGATGAGGGTGACATCAATTATCAGGTGCTGGGAATTCGCTGGGCCGGCTTTTTTATGACACTGGCTACGGGCTGTGCTTTAACCAGTTTACATTTTGTTATTCCAGTAGACACCCTGCCAGTTGATGGTGGTGGTATTTTGGGCCGCTGGATAGGTGATGGCATGGCCGGGGCGCTGGGTGTACTGGGGTCAACCCTTATACTACTGGCAATATTCCTTGCTGGAATTACTGTTTTTACAGGTCTGTCATGGATTAATCTGATGGACCTGATAGGTGATGCATTACTGAAATCCTTCGAATGGATACAGGCTAAAATCCTCACTTATAGAGAAGTTCGGGAAGAGAAAAAAGAAGGTGAGATCGCACGTGAAACCAGAGAAAAAGCGGTTAAAGCAGACACCAAAAAGAAAGAAGCTCGTAAGAAACCCGTTCGTATAGAGCCGGTTATTAATAAAGTTGAAGTGAGTGAGCGACATTCGAGAGAAAGCCAGATTTCATTATTTGATGACGCGTCTTCAGGTGATACAGAACTTCCTCCATTACGTTTACTAGATGAAGCTATAAGATCGGGTAAAGGTTTATCAACAGAATCTTTAGCTGCTTTATCCCGGTTAGTTGAAATAAAACTTAAAGATTTTAATATCGACGTAGAGGTCGTGGCGGTTCACCCTGGCCCGGTTATTACCCGTTTCGAAATGGAACCGGCGCCGGGCATTAAAGCCAGTAAAATCACCGCATTATCTAAAGATCTTGCACGTTCTTTATCAGTTCAGTCGGTACGTGTGGTAGAAGTTATACCTGGAAAGACCTGCGTTGGTTTAGAAATACCAAATGAACATAAAGAGATTGTTTCATTAAGTGAAATCTTAATGTCTAAAGCTTATGACAAAGCCGGCTCTGCATTAACTGTCGCATTAGGTAAAGATATTTCGGGTCAGCCGATGGTTGCAGATCTGGGTAAGATGCCTCACTTACTCGTTGCGGGTACAACGGGTTCAGGTAAATCAGTTGGTATTAACACCATGCTGATTAGTCTGTTATATAAAAGCTCACCCGAAGAGGTTCGCCTGATTCTGATTGACCCTAAAATGTTAGAGTTAAATGTATATGATGATATTCCGCATTTGTTAACACCGGTTGTGACGGATATGAGTGAAGCGGCCAATGCGCTGCGCTGGGCGGTGGGTGAAATGGAAAATCGTTATAAGTTAATGGCGTCATTGGGTGTGAGAAATATAACCGGGTATAATCGTAAAGTCACAGAGGCAATAGAAGCGGGTGAGCCAATCAAAGATCCGCTTTTTGTTAAAGACGAATTACTGGGTGGTGATGCGGAAGCACAGGATTTAAAAGCACTGCCATTTATCGTTGTTGTGGTTGATGAGTTTGCTGATTTGATTATGGTTGTTGGTAAAACCATTGAGCAGTTGATTGCGCGATTAGCACAAAAAGCGCGGGCATCTGGTATACATTTAATACTCGCAACCCAGCGTCCTTCGGTTGATGTTATTACTGGTTTAATAAAATCCAATATACCAAGCCGTATAGCATTTCAGGTTTCATCTAAAGTTGATTCTAGAACTATACTGGATCAAATGGGAGCAGAGCAGTTACTTGGGCACGGTGATATGTTGTTTATGAATGCCGGTAGTAGCATTCCCGAACGAGTTCACGGTGCTTTTGTAGATGATCATGAAGTGCATGCGGTATGTGAACATGTGCGTAAACAGGCCAAACCAAATTACATCTCAAATTTAATTGAAGATAACAGTGATGTTATCAGGTTGCCAGGTGAAGGTCCGTCACAAACAGAGTCTGATGCAGAAAGTGATGTGTTGTATGATGAAGCGGTTCAAATAGTAACCGAATCGGGTAAAGCATCAATTTCTTATGTTCAACGTCGATTAAAGATTGGTTATAACAGGGCCGCTCGTATGGTCGAGCAGATGGAAGTATCGGGTGTAGTAAGTGCAATGCAGTCAAATGGGCAGCGTCAGGTAATAGCGCCTCCACCACCGGAACTTTAACTGTAAAATATAATCAATATAAGTAATTACGTAGTTTAGCCTGTACAGGTGCTACAAAAAATAAACAGGTTAAAATAAGAATGTTAAAAAAGTTTTTTTCAATATGTTTGCTGCTAAGTAGTTTAACGCTTAATGCAGAAGAAATTCCCGCTCAGATAGAGCTTGAAAAATTTCTTGATAATACAAAAAGTCTATCTGCCCGTTTTCAACAAAAATTAGTTGATAAATACGGGTATTTGTTACAACAATCAGCGGGCAGTTTAAGTATGCATCGTCCGGGTAAATTTCACTGGGATTATATTCTGCCTTATCCGCAAAAGATTATATCTAATGGCAAAAAAATCTGGATGTATGACTCAGAACTGGAACAGGTAAATGTACGCCCATATGATCAGGTGTTGGCTTCATCTCCCGTTAATTTACTGGATAAAAATCAGAAGCTGGATATAGAATTTATTGTGCAAGCTATGCCCGAAGATCATGGCCAGAGCTGGATTAAGCTTATTCCAAAAAATCCTGAAAGTGACTTTAAGGAAATGCAGATAGGCTTACAAAATAGCGCTATTAAAACAATGCGTTTTATAGATAATTTTGAACAGCAAACAGAAATCGAATTTGAACAACTGGTAGTTAATCCTGAATTTGAAGTCTCTTACTTTGAATTTGATGCTCCAAAAGGAACAGATGTTGTTGGTGACTTTTAAAAGTGAATTTTAATGTTTTCTCGTTAAGTAATAGCAGTTAGTAAATTTCACCATCCCCGAATAGTAATGAAATATTATGTCTGATAATGAATTCCGCCCATTAGCTGACCGTATCAGACCTGAAAATCTGGATGACTATCTTGGGCAAAGTCATATTCTCGGTAAAGATAAACCTCTACGTGTGGCTATTCAAACCGGTAAGTTACATTCAATGATTTTCTGGGGGCCTCCAGGCACAGGAAAAACAACTCTCGCCAGATTGATCTCAAATTATTCCAATGCTCAGTTTTTATCAGTCTCTGCCGTTTTATCAGGTGTCAAAGATATCCGTGCAGCTATAGATAAAGCTCACCAGTATTACGATGTTTATCAGAAACCCAGTATTTTATTTGTAGATGAGGTTCATCGTTTTAACAAATCTCAGCAGGATGCTTTTTTACCTTTTGTAGAAGATGGAACAGTGAGTTTTATCGGTGCTACAACTGAAAATCCATCGTTTGAATTAAATAATGCATTATTATCGCGTTGTAAAACGTATGTATTGAAATCTATTCAGCCTGAGGAAATGACACAGTTACTGAAAAGGGCATTAGAGAATAAAGAACATGGGCTGGGTGCTAGTGAAGTAAGTATTAATGAAGATATGTTGCAACTCATAGGTGCTCAGGCAGATGGAGATGCACGAAGAGCTCTTAATTTTCTGGAAATTGCGGTAGATCTTGCATCAGAAGAAAATGGTCGGCTCACAGTAAATGAAAACATTATTCGTGAAGTAACATCACAAACCTTGCGTCGGTTTGATAAGGGTGGTGATTTATTTTATGAGCAAATATCCGCTATGCATAAGTCTGTACGGGGAAGCAACCCTGATGCTGCACTGTACTGGATGTGCAGAATGCTTGATGGTGGGTGTGATCCGATTTACCTGGCTCGAAGAGTTGTGCGTATGGCTTCGGAAGATATCGGTAATGCTGACCCCAGGGGACTGGAGATATCCTTAAATGCCTGGCATACCTATGAAAGATTAGGTAGTCCGGAAGGTGAGCTGGCACTAGCTCAGGCAGTAAGTTATCTGGCCTGCGCACCAAAATCCAATGCAGTATATATGGCTTATAAAGCAGCTATGCAACTGGCCAGAGAGAGCGGTTCAATGGATGTACCTATGCATATTAGAAATGCGCCAACTAATCTAATGAAAGACATGGGTTATGGAAAAGATTATCGATACTCACATGATGAGAAAGATGGTTTTTCGGCAGGGGAGACTTATTTTCCAGATGAGTTAGGTGAGCAGGAAATATACCATCCAGTAGAACGTGGTCTGGAAATTAAAATAAAAGAAAAACTGGATTATTTACGCTCTCAAAATAAAACAGGAAATAAATAGTATCGTTATGCTCGTAAGCTCTTGCCGGGAATCCAGTGACTCTAAATTAATTTAAGTTATTATATTTTCTAGAGAATTATTTGCAGATGAAGATATAAAATAGTTAATTTTTATGAAAATAAATATAATTATATGAACAAAAAAACAATTCCAACTTTAGGTGTGGCTTCCTGTATAGGTGGGCCATCATATACCTGTTCAACAGGCCCTGCAGTATTAAACTCATCAGAGTATAGCTCTGTCCTGTCAAATGTAGATTTACAATGGGAGTCTCTGCTTGAAGTTTCAAATGAAAACAAAAATTCTTTAAATATTTTAAAAAAGCAAAGTCATGTAATTAGTCAGTTTACACAGGAACAGTTTGAAGAAGAAAAACCATTTTTAGTGCTGGGCGGGGATCATTCAATAGCAATTGGTACCTGGGCAGGTATCATGAACCAGTTACCACCAAATTCTACCTTTGCCTTGATCTGGATAGATGCCCATATGGACGCGCATACGCTTGACTCATCACCTTCGGGTAATCTACATGGTATGCCTGTATCAGTGCTACTTGGAGAAGCTGAGTTTGAATTACAGAACTGTTATCCTTCTCAACGTTGTATTGATGGCAGAGATTTGTACCTGTTTGGAATAAGAAGTTACGAAGCTGAAGAGCTGGTATTATTAAGTAAAAATAAAGTGAATGTTTTTGATACCGTTAGAATAGAAAAAGACGGTGGAACCAGGAAAGTATTAGAGGAATTAACTAACACAATATCAAGGTGTTATGATTATTATGCAATTAGCCTTGATCTTGATGCTATAGACCCCTTAGATGCACCTGGTGTTGAAACAAGAGAAAATACAGGTTTAAGTGCAAAAAATTTACTAAACGCATTTAATGATATTGATTTTGGTAATAAATTTATAGGGCTTGAAATTGCCGAGTTTGATCCAGATAATGATATGCAACAAAAAACCGAAAAGTTGGTATACGAAATAATAAATTCTATTTGTAAATAAGGTTTTAGTCTGTTCCCATAATTTCCTGAACGGACTTGATTAGATAATCATTTTTAATTGGTTTACTCAGGTATTTTTTGCAGCCTAGTTCTAATGCTTCCTTTTCACCAACCTGTTTATTGTAACCACTACATAATATGATTGGTATATCAGGCGTAATTTTAAAAATTTTCTGAATCATTTCTGTGCCTGTCATGTCGGGCATAGTTTGATCGGTTATGATCAGGTCAAAGTCATTCGGGTTATTTGTGATGATTTCAACTGCTTTTAAACTACTAGTGGTGATTGTGGTTTTATAATTATGTTTTTCAAGTAAGTCCTGCATAAAATAAACGACCGCTTCTTCATCGTCCACAATTAAAATATGATGGCTCTTTTTGTTATCAATAACTGGAGTTGTTTTGGGTTTATTAATGGTTGTTGATGTCTCGTTTTTTAAATAAGGTGGTATAAACAGGCTAAAAATCGATCCTTTCCCTGTTTCAGTTTGAACAACAATATGTGACTTATGTTTGTGCAGTATGCCATGAACAATTGATAAGCCCATGCCTGAACCCTCACCAAAAGGTTTGGTTGATTTGAACGGGTCAAAAATATTTTCTAGTAAATCTTTTTCAATACCTGTGCCTGTATCACTTACCGAGAGTTTTATATACTCACCTTCAATCTTTTCCTTGCACGAACTGCATATTTGTTTTTCGATGTTTACACTGGTGAGATTTATGCTGAGATTACCTTTTCCATGCATAGCATCGCGAGCATTAATGCATAAATTCATTAATATCTGATGCATTTGTGTGTTATCCATCATTACTGATGGTATGTTTTCGTCGGCTTCTATTTCAAGATGTATGCTTGAAGGCATTGTTGGGCGAATTAATGTGGTAACTTTGTGGATTAGTTCAGTCAGGTTGATCGCTTGAGGGTTACCCGGTGCGCTTCGACTAAAGGTAAGAAGTTGTTCGACCAGATCATGGGCTCGTTCACCTGCGTTGGTAATGTTTTTTATGTATTTTAATGGTTTAGGATCTGATGATTTTTCAAGATAGCCTGATAATAATTCAGAATAACCAAGGATACTGGCAAGCATATTGTTGAAATCATGTGCAATGCCACCGGTTAACTGGCCGATGGCTTCCATTTTCTGTGACTGCTGTAATTGGTGTTGTAAGCGAGTGTTTTCTTCTTCAGTTTCTTTTTTATATGAAATATCTCGTATGATGCCTATGAAACCCAGCAATGATTCATCTGGCAATCTAACTGCACCCCCCATTGTTTCACCTGGGAAAATAGAACCATCTTTTCGTCGATAGTTTATTTCATAAACATTTGGTCTTGAGTTGGCATTAATATTATAACGTTTTTTGCCCTGAATATTATATTCTTCAGGTACTGCGTATAAAATTTGAGTTGTTTTGCCTTTTATTTCGTCAAGGCTGTAGTCGAAATATTTTGTGAAAGCGGTATTGGTCTGTATGATCCTTCTCTCATGATCAACAAAAACGATAGCGTCTGTGATTGAGTCAAACATGGCGCTAAACTTTGCTTCACGCTCAGTAAGTGTATGCTGGCTGTTAAAGAGATCAGTGTAGGTGTTGTATATGCTTTCTGACATGAAGTTAATTGATTCTGCAAGCCGTTCAATTTCATCATTTTTGAGTAAAATATTTTTTTCTCGATCAAGTGATAAGGGTTTTACTTTTGAATTTAATTTTATTTTTTCTGCATGGCCTGTGATTTTTTCTATATGACGGGTCACTAGTGAATAGAATATTAACAGTATAAATATACTGACTAAAAAGGTTTTAATTGCCTGTGTAATCAGAATGATTACGACAGTATTAATGAGGTGTTGATACAGGTTCTCTTTCGTAGCAATAATTTTTATTTTGCCAATTTCGGTTTCTTTATTACGATATTTCTGTTTTAGGTCTATTGTCTCACGTATGGTGTCTTCTGTGTTTACCTCTCCAGATTTTGCAATTATCTTATTGTTTTCATCCGTTAGCTCGACATATATAATATCGGTAATGCGAGTTAGGCCGTTAAGTTGAATCTCAACGGACGAGTAATCCATTGTCCATAAAGACTGTTTAATTGAATCAATGTTCGTTAATTTTATCTGGTCAATTCGCTGGTGTAGTGTTTCGATGCCGTCTTTATAATCCACGTACAGGTGAATGCTCGTTAGACAAAGCGTGACTACTGAGCTGAATAATACGATGTACAGTACTAATGTTCTGGATATTTTACTTTTAAGATGTTTCAAATGTTAGCCAGTCAGTTATTGTCTGAGTTTTTTAATTAAATCGTTATATAATTTTTCTATAGTTCCGTCATCGTTCATTTGTCTGAAAATTTTGTCAAATACCGGAATTAGTTCTTTATGTTTATTGTGAAGCATTAAGTAAAGTTGTCTCTCAACTAAGGGAGGCTCTATCGCTGTTATTTTATCAAGTTTGAGTGATGAAATCGATTTTAAACCACTTAAGTATCCCATTACACCAAAATCTATTCGTTCAAGCTCAAGCATATTAAACATTTGCTCAGGTGTAGTTACAATATGTGTTTCAGCAGGATTAACATCTTTTATCCTGATTACAGCAATTTTCCACCCAGCTACTGTTCCAACTGAAAAAGGTTTTAAATCTTCAAATTTTTCTATATGGCTATTGTTATGTTTTGTAAAAGCACTAAAACGAGCTGAAAAAAAACTCTCATTAATGGGTAGTAGATTATTATATTCCGATGCTATAACAGCGGGTATACGACAGCATTCTCCATCATTTAAACCCTGATTTGCCAGTACGAGAGAGCGTTCTGCTGGTAATGTTTCAAATCTGATAGAAATATTATCTAAACGCTTGTCGGCCTCTGTTAATACGCTTGCATAGAAATCAGATACAGGTGGTGTAAATCCGGTAGTAATATACAGGTTTATCTCTGAATACGTTGGAGTGGTATTCAGAGTAAGCAGTAATGTACTAATAATTAAGAAGATTTTTTTCATCTTA
This window encodes:
- the ald gene encoding alanine dehydrogenase, producing the protein MKIGIPKESKVLEGRVALIPEACASLVRQGNELFMESGAGELSGYKDEQYIAHGVVIKSTAVELFASACLIVKVKEPVDQDLQYLRKDHILFCYLHLAANLTLTQRLCEIGLTAIAFETVTDGSGRLPLLKPMSEIAGTLAIQIGTHLLHQPQGGKGLMLGGLSMTEPGHVVVLGAGVAGSAAASQAAAMGARVTLIDRDESRFEKLSRQYQNISGELSSEISIAKAVNEADLLVGAVLLPGLHAPRLVSESQVKCMQPGSVIIDISVDQGGCIETIKPTNYSEPTYFKHDVLHFGVTNMPGAVPRTASQALSAVILPYVQCLCEDNWQLDKNLQNGINVRHGEIDNPLIKQALKQ
- a CDS encoding cell division protein FtsK — encoded protein: MAQARRKKNEKQHSGLTIHINRGLREAALFILLAISLFILTALVTHSIQDPSWSYSGPSSSINNMAGVVGAWFSDVLYSLFGYLSFLFPVMIAYSGWLVFRERTDEGDINYQVLGIRWAGFFMTLATGCALTSLHFVIPVDTLPVDGGGILGRWIGDGMAGALGVLGSTLILLAIFLAGITVFTGLSWINLMDLIGDALLKSFEWIQAKILTYREVREEKKEGEIARETREKAVKADTKKKEARKKPVRIEPVINKVEVSERHSRESQISLFDDASSGDTELPPLRLLDEAIRSGKGLSTESLAALSRLVEIKLKDFNIDVEVVAVHPGPVITRFEMEPAPGIKASKITALSKDLARSLSVQSVRVVEVIPGKTCVGLEIPNEHKEIVSLSEILMSKAYDKAGSALTVALGKDISGQPMVADLGKMPHLLVAGTTGSGKSVGINTMLISLLYKSSPEEVRLILIDPKMLELNVYDDIPHLLTPVVTDMSEAANALRWAVGEMENRYKLMASLGVRNITGYNRKVTEAIEAGEPIKDPLFVKDELLGGDAEAQDLKALPFIVVVVDEFADLIMVVGKTIEQLIARLAQKARASGIHLILATQRPSVDVITGLIKSNIPSRIAFQVSSKVDSRTILDQMGAEQLLGHGDMLFMNAGSSIPERVHGAFVDDHEVHAVCEHVRKQAKPNYISNLIEDNSDVIRLPGEGPSQTESDAESDVLYDEAVQIVTESGKASISYVQRRLKIGYNRAARMVEQMEVSGVVSAMQSNGQRQVIAPPPPEL
- the lolA gene encoding outer membrane lipoprotein carrier protein LolA, whose amino-acid sequence is MLKKFFSICLLLSSLTLNAEEIPAQIELEKFLDNTKSLSARFQQKLVDKYGYLLQQSAGSLSMHRPGKFHWDYILPYPQKIISNGKKIWMYDSELEQVNVRPYDQVLASSPVNLLDKNQKLDIEFIVQAMPEDHGQSWIKLIPKNPESDFKEMQIGLQNSAIKTMRFIDNFEQQTEIEFEQLVVNPEFEVSYFEFDAPKGTDVVGDF
- a CDS encoding recombination factor protein RarA, which translates into the protein MSDNEFRPLADRIRPENLDDYLGQSHILGKDKPLRVAIQTGKLHSMIFWGPPGTGKTTLARLISNYSNAQFLSVSAVLSGVKDIRAAIDKAHQYYDVYQKPSILFVDEVHRFNKSQQDAFLPFVEDGTVSFIGATTENPSFELNNALLSRCKTYVLKSIQPEEMTQLLKRALENKEHGLGASEVSINEDMLQLIGAQADGDARRALNFLEIAVDLASEENGRLTVNENIIREVTSQTLRRFDKGGDLFYEQISAMHKSVRGSNPDAALYWMCRMLDGGCDPIYLARRVVRMASEDIGNADPRGLEISLNAWHTYERLGSPEGELALAQAVSYLACAPKSNAVYMAYKAAMQLARESGSMDVPMHIRNAPTNLMKDMGYGKDYRYSHDEKDGFSAGETYFPDELGEQEIYHPVERGLEIKIKEKLDYLRSQNKTGNK
- a CDS encoding arginase, producing MNKKTIPTLGVASCIGGPSYTCSTGPAVLNSSEYSSVLSNVDLQWESLLEVSNENKNSLNILKKQSHVISQFTQEQFEEEKPFLVLGGDHSIAIGTWAGIMNQLPPNSTFALIWIDAHMDAHTLDSSPSGNLHGMPVSVLLGEAEFELQNCYPSQRCIDGRDLYLFGIRSYEAEELVLLSKNKVNVFDTVRIEKDGGTRKVLEELTNTISRCYDYYAISLDLDAIDPLDAPGVETRENTGLSAKNLLNAFNDIDFGNKFIGLEIAEFDPDNDMQQKTEKLVYEIINSICK